From one bacterium genomic stretch:
- the coxB gene encoding cytochrome c oxidase subunit II → MSGLLNTLSVRGAGVPFLATGDGTFWLPVRASEAAGTVDNLFYFIFWISLFFFTLLMALLAIFAVRYRRRREGEEPEPSPSHNLAVEVVWTAIPVLLVAAIFWFGFQAYVDMSTPPLNAYQIQVTGQKWKWTFTYPNGYVDELLHVPADRPVQLVMTSQDVIHSLSIPAFRIKRDLVPGRYSKAWFTAVRPGDYDLYCAEYCGTQHSSMLSTVKVLPPEEFDAWLREHSDILSGLTPVEGGERVYNVLGCKQCHTLDGAAGVGPTFRNLFGSERSFKGGGRALADENYVS, encoded by the coding sequence TTGAGCGGGTTGCTGAACACGCTGTCGGTCCGCGGGGCGGGGGTCCCCTTCCTGGCCACGGGCGACGGGACCTTCTGGCTGCCGGTCCGGGCCTCGGAGGCCGCCGGCACCGTCGACAACCTGTTCTACTTCATCTTCTGGATCTCGCTGTTCTTCTTCACGCTGCTGATGGCGCTGCTCGCGATCTTCGCCGTGCGCTACCGCCGCCGCCGCGAGGGGGAGGAGCCGGAGCCCTCGCCGTCGCACAACCTGGCCGTCGAGGTGGTCTGGACGGCCATCCCGGTGCTGCTGGTCGCGGCCATCTTCTGGTTCGGCTTCCAGGCCTACGTCGACATGTCGACGCCGCCGCTGAACGCCTACCAGATCCAGGTGACGGGCCAGAAGTGGAAGTGGACCTTCACCTACCCGAACGGGTACGTGGACGAGCTGCTGCACGTGCCGGCCGACCGCCCGGTGCAGCTGGTGATGACCTCGCAGGACGTGATCCACAGCCTGTCGATCCCCGCCTTCCGCATCAAGCGGGACCTGGTGCCGGGGCGCTACAGCAAGGCCTGGTTCACCGCCGTGCGGCCCGGCGACTACGACCTCTACTGCGCCGAGTACTGCGGCACCCAGCACTCGTCGATGCTCTCGACCGTGAAGGTGCTCCCGCCCGAGGAATTCGACGCCTGGTTGCGCGAGCACTCGGACATCCTCAGCGGCCTGACGCCCGTCGAGGGCGGCGAGCGCGTCTACAACGTGCTGGGCTGCAAGCAGTGCCACACGCTCGACGGCGCCGCCGGCGTGGGGCCGACCTTCCGCAACCTGTTCGGCAGCGAGCGGTCGTTCAAGGGCGGCGGGCGGGCGCTGGCCGACGAGAACTACGTCAGCA